In a genomic window of Streptomyces noursei ATCC 11455:
- a CDS encoding heme-degrading domain-containing protein gives MTAPGTAHGPDEVRELAAQEERLVLDTFGNDEAWELGSLLVGLARERGAAVTIGIRRGAQRLFHCALPGTSADNDAWIDRKSAVVERYGESSYLVGARFRAKGRTFEDSSRLDPDRYAAHGGAFPIRLRGTGVIGVVAVSGLPQADDHALVVEALERHLTTS, from the coding sequence ATGACGGCCCCCGGCACCGCCCACGGGCCCGACGAGGTCCGCGAACTGGCCGCCCAGGAGGAACGGCTGGTCCTGGACACCTTCGGCAACGACGAGGCGTGGGAACTGGGCTCCCTGCTGGTCGGACTGGCCCGGGAGCGCGGCGCCGCGGTGACGATCGGGATCCGGCGCGGCGCCCAACGGCTCTTCCACTGCGCGCTCCCGGGCACCTCCGCCGACAACGACGCCTGGATCGACCGCAAGTCCGCCGTCGTCGAACGGTACGGGGAGTCCTCCTACCTGGTCGGCGCCCGCTTCCGCGCCAAGGGCCGCACCTTCGAGGACTCCTCGCGCCTCGACCCCGACCGCTACGCCGCACACGGCGGGGCCTTCCCGATCCGCCTGCGCGGGACGGGAGTGATCGGCGTGGTCGCGGTGTCCGGCCTGCCCCAGGCCGACGACCATGCCCTGGTGGTCGAGGCCCTGGAGCGCCACCTGACAACGAGCTGA
- a CDS encoding DUF6412 domain-containing protein, translated as MYRIVEAWRLYTSALFFLLAELLLEQSGLTTSLAAAATTSAVLLLLCSALALAAVARPVPPGRIRTAIRDRERRTAFLPQRDPDAAGRPRPRAPGRALPAAA; from the coding sequence ATGTACCGCATCGTCGAAGCCTGGCGGCTCTACACCAGCGCACTGTTCTTCCTGCTCGCCGAGCTCCTGCTCGAACAGAGCGGTCTGACGACGTCGCTGGCCGCCGCCGCGACCACCTCGGCGGTGCTGCTGCTGTTGTGCAGCGCCCTCGCCCTGGCCGCCGTCGCCCGCCCGGTCCCACCGGGCCGGATACGCACCGCCATCCGCGACCGCGAGCGCCGTACGGCCTTCCTGCCACAGCGCGACCCCGACGCCGCCGGCCGTCCGCGCCCGCGAGCACCCGGCCGCGCCCTCCCGGCGGCCGCGTAG
- a CDS encoding DUF3311 domain-containing protein — MRNQSPGGPPPGSRKRPALLWLLLPYVLFLVVLPLVNRVTPTVLGLPFLFFWMLLATLLTPVSVWLARRGDHKRGRDDGLTGGRA; from the coding sequence GTGCGAAACCAGTCCCCCGGCGGCCCGCCCCCGGGATCCCGAAAGCGCCCCGCGCTGCTCTGGCTGCTGCTGCCGTATGTGCTGTTCCTGGTGGTGCTGCCGCTCGTCAACCGGGTCACCCCGACCGTCCTCGGCCTGCCGTTCCTCTTCTTCTGGATGTTGCTCGCCACGCTGCTGACCCCGGTGTCGGTGTGGCTGGCACGCCGCGGCGACCACAAGCGGGGCCGGGACGACGGGCTGACCGGGGGGCGCGCGTGA
- a CDS encoding Gfo/Idh/MocA family oxidoreductase, protein MSDPEARTAPHRVGLIGYGLAGSVFHAPLIAATDGLVLDTVSTRSPDRQAQARAEHPQVRAVATAEEVLDRAAAGDLDLIVLASPNKTHVPLATAALEAGAAVVVDKPLAATAAEAERLAALADRRGLLLSVFQNRRWDNDFRTVRKLLADDALGEVQRFESRFERWRPRPKGGWRESGDPAELGGLLYDLGSHLVDQALTLFGPAVSVYAEADIRRPGAEADDDTFLAVTHAGGVRSHLWVSATTAQLGPRFRVLGSRAGYVKYGLDPQEAALRAGRRPDTEGAAWGVEPESDWGRLGAGESPVTGGGQPVPTLPGAYPAYYAAIARALREGGAPPVTATEAAAALRVLEAAKRSAAQGVTVRIGAGS, encoded by the coding sequence ATGAGCGACCCCGAAGCACGCACCGCCCCCCACCGCGTCGGCCTGATCGGCTACGGCCTGGCGGGCTCGGTCTTCCACGCCCCGCTGATCGCCGCCACCGACGGGCTGGTGCTCGACACCGTCTCGACCCGCAGCCCCGACCGGCAGGCGCAGGCCCGCGCCGAACACCCGCAGGTCCGCGCGGTGGCCACCGCCGAGGAGGTGCTGGACCGGGCCGCCGCCGGCGACCTCGACCTGATCGTGCTGGCGTCGCCGAACAAGACGCACGTCCCGCTCGCCACCGCCGCCCTGGAGGCCGGCGCCGCGGTCGTCGTCGACAAGCCGCTGGCCGCCACCGCCGCCGAGGCCGAGCGACTCGCCGCGCTCGCCGACCGCCGCGGGCTGCTGCTCTCGGTCTTCCAGAACCGCCGCTGGGACAACGACTTCCGCACCGTGCGCAAGCTGCTCGCGGACGACGCGCTGGGCGAGGTCCAGCGCTTCGAGTCCCGCTTCGAGCGCTGGCGGCCCCGGCCCAAGGGCGGCTGGCGCGAGTCCGGCGACCCGGCGGAGCTGGGCGGACTCCTCTACGACCTCGGCAGCCACCTCGTCGACCAGGCCCTGACCCTCTTCGGCCCCGCGGTCTCGGTCTACGCCGAGGCCGACATCCGCCGCCCGGGCGCCGAGGCCGACGACGACACCTTCCTCGCCGTCACCCACGCCGGCGGCGTCCGCTCCCACCTGTGGGTGAGCGCCACCACCGCCCAACTCGGGCCGCGCTTTAGGGTGTTGGGCAGTCGCGCGGGCTATGTGAAGTACGGCCTGGACCCGCAGGAGGCCGCCCTGCGGGCCGGCCGGCGCCCGGACACCGAGGGCGCCGCCTGGGGCGTGGAACCCGAGTCCGACTGGGGCCGGCTCGGCGCCGGAGAATCGCCGGTGACCGGCGGCGGACAGCCCGTCCCGACCCTGCCCGGCGCCTACCCGGCCTACTACGCGGCGATCGCGCGGGCCCTGCGCGAGGGCGGCGCGCCGCCGGTGACCGCCACCGAGGCCGCGGCGGCGCTACGCGTCCTGGAAGCCGCCAAACGCTCCGCCGCACAGGGCGTCACGGTCCGGATCGGAGCCGGTTCATGA
- a CDS encoding DUF445 domain-containing protein, with protein sequence MERTHTEGSEGTRTAQPVPAAGGAPGGRPAPGGFRYSAADEEKRQGVRRMKALATGLLLAVAAVYVLAKWAGAAGAGGWTGFVAAAAEAGMVGALADWFAVTALFKRPMGLPIPHTAIIPTKKDQLGRSLGDFVGENFLSGEVIRRRLRSVGIAARLGHWLAEPRNADRVTAELSTALRGALTVLRDSDVQAVVGEAITRRADAQEIAPGIGSLLEKIVAEGGHTRVVDLVCARAHDWLVDHGDSVVAAVSGGAPGWTPRFVDRKVGDRVYKELLRFVTEMRDMPEHPARGAVDRFLTDFAADLRSDPGTREKVERLKSEVLGRGEVQDLIASAWGAVRAMIVAAAEDERSELRLRVRAALLSLGGRLAADGRLRDKVDGWLEGAAVYVVTTYRSEITALITETVASWDAEHTSRKIEAHIGRDLQFIRINGTVVGALAGLCIYSVSQVFG encoded by the coding sequence ATGGAACGCACCCATACGGAGGGGAGCGAGGGGACGCGGACCGCGCAGCCGGTGCCCGCGGCGGGCGGCGCGCCGGGCGGCCGGCCGGCGCCCGGCGGCTTCCGCTACAGCGCCGCCGACGAGGAGAAGCGGCAGGGCGTCCGCCGGATGAAGGCCCTGGCGACCGGCCTGCTGCTGGCCGTCGCCGCGGTGTACGTCCTGGCGAAGTGGGCCGGCGCGGCCGGTGCGGGTGGCTGGACCGGCTTCGTGGCGGCGGCCGCGGAGGCCGGCATGGTCGGCGCGCTGGCCGACTGGTTCGCGGTCACCGCGCTGTTCAAGCGGCCGATGGGTCTGCCGATCCCGCACACCGCGATCATCCCCACCAAGAAGGACCAACTCGGGCGCAGCCTGGGCGACTTCGTGGGGGAGAACTTCCTCTCCGGCGAGGTGATCCGCCGCCGGCTGCGGTCGGTCGGCATCGCCGCCCGGCTCGGCCACTGGCTCGCCGAGCCGCGGAACGCCGACCGGGTCACCGCCGAGCTGTCCACCGCGCTGCGCGGCGCGCTGACCGTGCTGCGCGACTCCGACGTCCAGGCGGTGGTCGGCGAGGCCATCACCCGGCGCGCCGACGCCCAGGAGATCGCGCCCGGCATCGGCTCCCTGCTGGAGAAGATCGTCGCCGAGGGCGGCCACACCCGGGTGGTCGACCTGGTCTGCGCCCGCGCCCACGACTGGCTGGTCGACCACGGGGATTCGGTGGTCGCCGCGGTCTCCGGCGGCGCCCCCGGATGGACCCCCCGGTTCGTCGACCGCAAGGTGGGCGACCGGGTCTACAAGGAGCTCCTCCGCTTCGTCACCGAGATGCGGGACATGCCCGAGCACCCGGCGCGCGGCGCGGTGGACCGCTTCCTGACCGACTTCGCCGCCGACCTGCGGTCCGACCCGGGCACCCGGGAGAAGGTCGAACGGCTCAAGTCCGAGGTGCTGGGCCGCGGCGAGGTGCAGGACCTGATCGCCTCCGCCTGGGGCGCGGTCCGCGCGATGATCGTGGCCGCCGCCGAGGACGAGCGCAGCGAACTGCGGCTGCGGGTGCGCGCGGCGCTGCTGTCCCTGGGCGGCCGGCTGGCCGCCGACGGGCGGCTGCGCGACAAGGTCGACGGCTGGCTGGAGGGCGCCGCCGTCTACGTGGTGACGACGTACCGGAGCGAGATCACCGCCCTGATCACCGAAACCGTCGCGAGCTGGGACGCCGAGCACACCTCCCGGAAGATCGAGGCGCACATCGGCCGCGACCTGCAGTTCATCCGCATCAACGGCACGGTCGTGGGCGCCCTCGCGGGGCTGTGCATCTACAGCGTCTCTCAGGTGTTCGGGTAG
- a CDS encoding sodium:solute symporter family protein: MNATVATAIFAAFMVLTVVLGLLAVRGRGSGGGLTEWSVGGRSLGTVFIWVLMAGESYTSFSYLGAAGWGYNFGAPVLYVLAYMSCGYAIGYVVGPMLWAYARRHGLVGITDIVAHRYRRPWLGAAVAVLATVCLLPYIQLQITGMGVVVSTISYGTISLDWAYFIGFAVTTGFVVVSGLRGSAWVSVLKDVLVIATLGFLAVYVPLHYFGGYGPFLDRIVAEKPQWLTFPGHASGGLGQSWFITTTLINSLTVVIFPTTVAGYLGARNADVLRRNAMYLPFYNVLLFVPMLLGLAALFVVPGLTGAGSNLALFKLVVDSLPAWAVGVIGVAAALSSIVPMAVFMLVIGTMWGRSVLGAVPRLASRQKLWSQVVVVVAGALALVLTYTAPNTLVRLSLISYEGMAQLVPMLLLGLVWRRLTMYAAVSGLVAGFALVCVLVFGGHDPVWGVNAGIVGLAVNVVVALAVTWLGPRERGDDRPDTEVLALEDEFPRAGAAASGSG, encoded by the coding sequence GTGAACGCCACCGTCGCCACCGCGATCTTCGCCGCGTTCATGGTGCTGACCGTCGTCCTGGGACTGCTCGCGGTCCGCGGCCGGGGATCCGGCGGCGGCCTCACCGAGTGGTCGGTGGGCGGCCGCAGCCTGGGCACCGTCTTCATCTGGGTGCTGATGGCCGGCGAGAGCTACACCAGCTTCAGCTACCTCGGCGCGGCCGGCTGGGGCTACAACTTCGGCGCCCCCGTGCTCTACGTCCTGGCCTACATGTCCTGCGGCTACGCCATCGGTTACGTCGTCGGCCCGATGCTGTGGGCCTACGCCCGCCGGCACGGCCTGGTCGGCATCACCGACATCGTCGCCCACCGCTACCGCCGGCCGTGGCTCGGCGCCGCCGTCGCCGTCCTCGCCACCGTCTGCCTGCTGCCCTACATCCAGCTCCAGATCACCGGCATGGGCGTGGTCGTCTCGACCATCTCCTACGGCACGATCAGCCTCGACTGGGCCTATTTCATCGGCTTCGCGGTCACCACCGGCTTCGTGGTCGTCAGCGGACTGCGCGGCAGCGCCTGGGTGTCGGTCCTCAAGGACGTGCTGGTCATCGCCACGCTCGGGTTTCTCGCCGTTTACGTCCCGCTGCACTACTTCGGCGGCTACGGCCCGTTCCTGGACCGGATCGTCGCCGAGAAGCCGCAGTGGCTGACCTTCCCCGGCCACGCCTCCGGCGGCCTGGGCCAGTCGTGGTTCATCACCACCACCCTGATCAACTCCCTGACCGTGGTGATCTTCCCGACGACCGTGGCCGGCTACCTGGGCGCCCGCAACGCCGACGTGCTCCGCCGCAACGCCATGTACCTGCCCTTCTACAACGTCCTGCTGTTCGTGCCGATGCTGCTGGGACTGGCGGCGCTGTTCGTCGTCCCGGGGCTGACCGGCGCCGGGTCCAACCTGGCGCTGTTCAAACTGGTCGTGGACTCCCTGCCGGCCTGGGCGGTGGGGGTGATCGGGGTGGCCGCGGCGCTCTCCTCGATCGTGCCGATGGCGGTGTTCATGCTGGTCATCGGCACGATGTGGGGGCGCAGCGTACTGGGCGCGGTGCCCCGGCTGGCGTCCCGTCAGAAGCTCTGGTCGCAGGTGGTCGTGGTGGTCGCCGGGGCGCTCGCGCTGGTGCTCACCTACACCGCGCCCAACACCCTCGTCCGGCTCTCCCTGATCTCGTACGAGGGCATGGCGCAGCTGGTGCCGATGCTGCTGTTGGGGCTGGTGTGGCGGCGGTTGACGATGTATGCGGCGGTGAGCGGCCTGGTGGCGGGCTTCGCCCTGGTGTGCGTCCTGGTCTTCGGCGGCCACGACCCGGTGTGGGGGGTGAACGCCGGGATCGTCGGGCTCGCGGTGAACGTGGTGGTGGCCCTGGCGGTGACCTGGCTCGGCCCGCGGGAGCGCGGCGACGACCGGCCGGACACCGAAGTCCTGGCGCTGGAGGACGAGTTCCCCCGGGCCGGGGCCGCCGCGTCCGGCAGCGGCTGA
- a CDS encoding DUF1707 SHOCT-like domain-containing protein: protein MTDERLPQLRASDADRDRVVEILRDALAEGRLDMAEFDERFDATHQARTYGELEKITADLPVAAAPAQPLSLRKEPAPGGAVTVWSERIREDAKGSTTGIAVMGGFERKGRWTIGRRFTALCLMGGGELDLREADFAGPEVRIDVFAVMGGVNVIVPPGVEVEIRGLGIMGGFDSEEDGIPGHPGAPRVIVSGVALMGGVGVERKLPKDEERRLKAERKEERRRLKEERRVRRELD from the coding sequence ATGACTGACGAACGGCTCCCTCAGCTTCGTGCTTCCGACGCCGACCGCGACCGGGTAGTCGAGATCCTGCGGGACGCCCTCGCCGAGGGCCGGCTGGACATGGCGGAGTTCGACGAGCGGTTCGACGCCACCCACCAGGCCCGTACGTACGGGGAGCTGGAGAAGATCACCGCCGACCTGCCGGTGGCCGCAGCGCCCGCGCAACCGCTGTCGCTCCGCAAGGAACCGGCGCCCGGCGGAGCGGTGACGGTCTGGTCCGAGCGGATCCGCGAGGACGCCAAGGGCTCCACGACGGGCATCGCGGTCATGGGTGGCTTCGAGCGCAAGGGCCGGTGGACGATCGGGCGCCGGTTCACCGCGCTGTGCCTGATGGGCGGCGGCGAACTCGACCTGCGCGAGGCCGACTTCGCCGGGCCGGAGGTCCGCATCGACGTCTTCGCGGTGATGGGCGGGGTCAACGTCATCGTGCCGCCGGGCGTCGAGGTCGAGATCCGCGGCCTGGGCATCATGGGCGGCTTCGACTCCGAGGAGGACGGGATCCCCGGCCACCCCGGGGCGCCCCGGGTGATCGTCTCGGGGGTGGCCCTGATGGGCGGCGTCGGGGTGGAGCGCAAGCTGCCCAAGGACGAGGAGCGGCGCCTGAAGGCCGAGCGCAAGGAGGAGCGGCGGCGGCTGAAGGAGGAGCGCCGGGTGCGCCGCGAACTGGACTGA
- a CDS encoding fumarylacetoacetate hydrolase family protein has product MKLLRVGPVGAERPALLDEAGLLRDLSDLVTDIDGALLADDAALAAVRAAVTAGDLPVRDTAGLRIGPPVARIGKVVCIGLNYHDHARETGAATPEEPIVFMKAPDTVVGPDDTVLIPRGSVKTDWEVELAVVIGRTARYLEDDEQALAAVAGYAVAHDVSERAFQIERGGQWDKGKNCETFNPLGPWLVTADEIPDPQALGIRLWVNGELKQDGTTAEQIFPVAEVVRYVSQFMTLYPGDVINTGTPAGVAMGQPEPKPYLRVGDVVELEIDGLGRQRQALRLA; this is encoded by the coding sequence ATGAAGCTGCTGCGTGTCGGACCGGTGGGGGCGGAACGCCCGGCGCTGCTCGACGAGGCCGGCCTGCTGCGCGACCTGTCGGACCTGGTCACGGACATCGACGGCGCGCTGCTCGCGGACGACGCCGCGCTGGCCGCCGTCCGGGCCGCCGTGACCGCCGGCGACCTGCCCGTACGGGACACCGCCGGTTTGCGGATCGGCCCGCCGGTCGCCCGGATCGGCAAGGTCGTGTGCATCGGGCTGAACTACCACGACCACGCGCGGGAGACCGGGGCCGCCACCCCCGAGGAACCGATCGTCTTCATGAAGGCGCCGGACACCGTCGTCGGCCCCGACGACACGGTCCTCATCCCGCGCGGCAGCGTGAAGACCGACTGGGAGGTGGAGCTGGCCGTCGTCATCGGCCGGACCGCCCGCTACCTGGAGGACGACGAGCAGGCGCTGGCGGCCGTGGCCGGCTACGCGGTGGCGCACGACGTGTCCGAGCGGGCCTTCCAGATCGAGCGCGGCGGCCAGTGGGACAAGGGCAAGAACTGCGAGACGTTCAACCCGCTGGGCCCGTGGCTGGTGACCGCCGACGAGATACCGGACCCGCAGGCGCTGGGCATCCGGCTGTGGGTCAACGGGGAACTGAAGCAGGACGGCACCACCGCCGAGCAGATCTTCCCGGTGGCCGAAGTGGTCCGCTACGTCAGCCAGTTCATGACCCTCTACCCGGGCGACGTGATCAACACCGGTACCCCGGCGGGGGTGGCGATGGGGCAGCCCGAGCCCAAGCCGTACCTGCGGGTGGGCGATGTGGTGGAGCTGGAGATCGACGGGTTGGGGCGTCAACGGCAGGCGTTGCGGTTGGCCTGA
- a CDS encoding SGNH/GDSL hydrolase family protein, producing MTRRVGYTLLAGLVAVVVLISAAIFVGFDGTPGIRGGAPSEPQTSAAPAVSGQWVGTWSAAVAAAEPGTQDGYAQMSIRNVVHTSVGGSGARIRLSNLYGTRPLPFSHASLALSAGSGSPMAAAGSMRRLTFDGKPSVTIPVGGEITSDPVRLAVPGNADLLVTMYSPAPSGPATYHPYARQTSYLARGDHTEDAPGTAYTEQSPYWRYLTGVDVLSTRARGAVVAVGDSITDGITSTPGANHRWTDFLAARLRDEPGAPRYGVLNTGISGNRLLTDSNRLSPTNGPSLLSRLDRDVLSRTGVRAVVVEIGINDLFKTPRQLDPEKVVAGMREVVRRAHAHGLRVTGSTLTPFGGHRGYSHQLNAVRERVNRLIRSGGVYDEVVDFDRALRDPAHPLRLLPAYDSGDHLHPSDAGYRAMADAVDVDQLRQAAPAAL from the coding sequence ATGACCAGACGTGTGGGTTACACCCTGCTCGCCGGCCTGGTGGCAGTGGTGGTGCTGATCTCGGCGGCGATATTCGTCGGCTTCGACGGCACCCCCGGCATCCGAGGCGGCGCCCCGAGCGAGCCGCAGACCTCGGCCGCACCGGCGGTTTCCGGCCAGTGGGTCGGCACCTGGTCGGCGGCCGTGGCCGCGGCCGAGCCCGGCACCCAGGACGGCTACGCGCAGATGTCGATCAGGAACGTCGTCCACACCAGCGTCGGCGGGTCCGGTGCCCGGATCCGGCTGTCCAACCTCTACGGCACCCGCCCGCTGCCGTTCAGCCATGCCTCGCTCGCCCTGTCGGCCGGCAGCGGCAGCCCGATGGCGGCGGCCGGGAGCATGCGCCGGCTCACCTTCGACGGCAAGCCGTCGGTGACCATCCCGGTCGGCGGCGAGATCACCAGCGACCCGGTCCGGCTGGCCGTGCCCGGCAACGCCGACCTGCTGGTCACCATGTACTCCCCGGCCCCCTCGGGACCGGCGACCTACCACCCCTACGCCCGCCAGACGTCCTATCTGGCGCGCGGCGACCACACCGAGGACGCCCCCGGCACCGCCTACACCGAGCAGAGCCCCTACTGGCGCTATCTGACCGGCGTGGACGTGCTGAGCACCCGGGCGCGCGGCGCGGTGGTGGCGGTCGGCGACTCGATCACCGACGGCATCACCTCCACCCCGGGCGCCAACCACCGCTGGACCGACTTCCTCGCCGCCCGGCTGCGCGACGAGCCGGGCGCTCCCCGCTACGGCGTCCTCAACACCGGCATCAGCGGCAACCGCCTGCTCACCGACAGCAACCGCCTCTCCCCCACCAACGGCCCGAGCCTGCTCTCCCGTCTGGACCGCGATGTGCTGTCCCGTACGGGGGTGAGGGCGGTGGTGGTCGAGATCGGCATCAACGACCTGTTCAAGACCCCGCGCCAGCTCGATCCGGAGAAGGTCGTCGCGGGCATGCGGGAGGTGGTGCGGCGGGCGCACGCCCACGGGCTGCGGGTCACCGGCAGCACCCTCACCCCGTTCGGTGGGCACCGCGGGTACTCCCACCAGCTCAACGCGGTACGCGAACGGGTCAACCGCCTGATCCGCTCCGGCGGCGTCTACGACGAGGTCGTCGACTTCGACCGGGCGCTGCGCGACCCGGCGCACCCGCTGCGGCTGCTGCCGGCATACGACTCGGGCGACCATCTGCACCCCAGCGACGCCGGTTACCGCGCGATGGCCGACGCGGTGGACGTCGACCAGCTCCGGCAGGCCGCGCCCGCCGCGCTCTGA
- a CDS encoding ABC transporter ATP-binding protein, with the protein MTDGVAAEPLIELAGVEKVFTVRRRAGRLRRTRHEVRAVDGLTFQVPRGEMVGYIGPNGAGKSTTIKMLTGILVPSGGRLRVAGIDPHRERTRLARRIGVVFGQRTTLWWDLPLKDSYELVRRMYRVPPAAFRANLDRCIELLDLAPLLDVPVRQLSLGQRMRGDIAAALLHDPDVLYLDEPTIGLDVVSKAKVRSFLRETNAERGTTVLLTTHDLTDIEQLCRRVMVIDHGRLVFDGDLAGLRAAADGERTLVVDLAEELPPIEGVPGARTVKVEGPRQWLAFPAERSAAPLVTAIAARYPLVDLAVREPDIEALIAELYAGGGAARRDPGGAAPVAPDPSRP; encoded by the coding sequence GTGACGGACGGGGTGGCCGCGGAGCCGCTGATCGAGCTGGCCGGCGTCGAGAAGGTCTTCACCGTCCGCCGCCGGGCGGGCCGGCTGCGCCGCACCCGGCACGAGGTGCGAGCCGTCGACGGCCTCACCTTCCAGGTGCCGCGCGGCGAGATGGTCGGGTACATCGGCCCCAACGGCGCCGGGAAGTCCACCACCATCAAGATGCTGACCGGCATCCTGGTGCCCAGCGGCGGCCGGCTGCGGGTCGCCGGCATCGACCCCCATCGGGAACGCACCCGCCTCGCCCGCCGCATCGGCGTGGTCTTCGGGCAGCGCACCACCCTGTGGTGGGACCTGCCGCTGAAGGACTCCTACGAGCTGGTCCGCCGGATGTACCGGGTCCCTCCCGCCGCCTTCCGCGCCAACCTCGACCGCTGCATCGAACTCCTCGACCTGGCACCGCTGTTGGACGTCCCGGTCCGTCAGCTCTCGCTCGGCCAGCGGATGCGCGGCGACATCGCCGCGGCGCTGCTGCACGACCCCGACGTGCTCTACCTCGACGAGCCGACCATCGGTCTGGACGTCGTCAGCAAGGCCAAGGTCCGCTCGTTCCTGCGCGAGACCAACGCCGAGCGGGGCACCACGGTCCTGCTCACCACCCACGACCTCACCGACATCGAGCAGTTGTGCCGCCGGGTGATGGTCATCGACCACGGCCGGCTGGTCTTTGACGGGGACCTGGCCGGGCTGCGCGCCGCCGCCGACGGCGAGCGCACCCTGGTGGTGGACCTGGCCGAGGAACTCCCGCCGATCGAGGGCGTTCCCGGGGCCCGCACGGTGAAGGTGGAGGGCCCGCGGCAGTGGCTGGCGTTCCCGGCCGAGCGGAGCGCGGCACCCCTGGTGACCGCGATCGCGGCGCGCTATCCGCTGGTGGACCTGGCGGTTCGCGAACCGGACATCGAGGCCCTGATCGCCGAGTTGTACGCGGGCGGGGGCGCCGCCCGCCGCGACCCGGGCGGGGCGGCCCCGGTGGCGCCCGACCCGTCTCGCCCCTGA
- a CDS encoding YidC/Oxa1 family membrane protein insertase, translated as MSVFDILGAALARGAHVIEPLFGTAATAAAIVLFTLGVRAALHPLARAAARGEKARSALAPQIAALQRKYGNDRERLQQAISDLYARTGSSPLAGCLPSLLQLPVFFVTYHLFTSGNDALLSHTLLGAPLGGTWRQALADGGVTGPQGLVYLALFVLIAAVATWNYRRARAAAAAAPAPAAGTATPGLGALGRLMPLLSFGTLLTVAVVPLAAGLYMVTTTTWTACERALLHRDRKPAADREAAGEGKQAGDREAEQGRGPVVEGERTPAGGPAASVDGVPQPPAQRPVRRGGPRTRAARQKAARARANTAARAGTSGRRTDAERRPADADTGPIVTTPQ; from the coding sequence ATGTCCGTTTTCGACATCCTCGGTGCGGCACTGGCGCGCGGTGCCCATGTCATCGAACCGCTCTTCGGCACCGCGGCCACCGCCGCCGCCATCGTCCTGTTCACGCTCGGCGTCCGCGCCGCGCTGCACCCGCTCGCCCGCGCCGCGGCCCGCGGCGAGAAGGCCCGCTCCGCCCTCGCCCCGCAGATCGCCGCCCTCCAGCGCAAGTACGGCAACGACCGGGAGCGGCTCCAGCAGGCGATCAGCGACCTCTACGCCAGGACGGGATCCTCGCCGCTGGCCGGCTGCCTGCCGAGCCTGCTCCAGCTCCCGGTCTTCTTCGTGACGTACCACCTGTTCACCAGCGGGAACGACGCCCTGCTGAGCCACACACTGCTGGGCGCACCGCTCGGCGGGACGTGGCGGCAGGCCCTCGCCGACGGCGGCGTGACCGGACCTCAGGGGCTGGTCTACCTCGCGCTGTTCGTCCTGATCGCGGCGGTCGCCACCTGGAACTACCGGCGCGCCCGGGCGGCGGCGGCCGCGGCCCCGGCGCCCGCCGCGGGCACCGCGACCCCGGGCCTGGGCGCCCTGGGCAGGCTGATGCCGCTGCTGTCCTTCGGCACGCTGCTCACCGTGGCCGTGGTGCCGCTGGCGGCCGGCCTCTACATGGTGACGACCACGACCTGGACGGCCTGCGAGCGGGCCCTGCTGCACCGCGACCGCAAGCCGGCGGCCGACCGCGAGGCGGCCGGGGAAGGGAAGCAGGCGGGGGACCGTGAGGCGGAGCAGGGCCGTGGGCCGGTAGTGGAGGGGGAGCGCACCCCCGCGGGCGGTCCGGCGGCGTCGGTGGACGGCGTACCGCAGCCCCCGGCCCAGCGGCCGGTGCGGCGGGGCGGGCCCAGGACCCGGGCCGCGCGGCAGAAGGCGGCGCGGGCCAGGGCCAACACCGCGGCGCGGGCGGGCACATCGGGCCGGCGGACCGACGCCGAGCGCCGTCCGGCCGACGCCGACACCGGCCCGATCGTTACTACCCCTCAGTAA